One Ictalurus punctatus breed USDA103 chromosome 21, Coco_2.0, whole genome shotgun sequence genomic window carries:
- the pbrm1 gene encoding protein polybromo-1 isoform X4 has translation MGSKRRRATSPSSSVSGGDFEDSQPAPTSSSSRKRRRTANIPTVDPIAVCHELYNTIRDYKDDQGRMLCELFIRAPKRRNQPDYYDVVSQPIDMMKIQQKLKMEEYDDVEQLTLDFQLLFNNTKTYYKPETPEYRAACKLWDLYIRTKNEFVQRGDYDEDDDDGDDARETPGGAMEDEAAASLKEVLEQLLDTVLKHGEHGRLVSELFQRLPSKIQYPDYYAIIKEPIDLKAIAQRIQIGYYKSVNHMSKDIDLLVKNAKTYNEPGSQVFKDANTIKKVFSQRKMELEHMEPIKSSIRIRLVPPNTCFFSTCNAGSRQRLTGAENFVCNSVLFCFGLIRNRKSVHGDRLSSITMALQYGSESDEDGILTGSVHYDEGESEAESIHSNMDMSNPIFQMYEAIRGGRNSQGQLIAEPFLQLPSRKDYPDYYQQINQPISLQQIRDKMKNNEYESVEQMDADLNLMFENAKRYNVSNSHIYKRALKLQHILQLKRKELGRREDEDGDSMLSSTLSDGSTTKRKSYKKNTKKNRLKSLYQAVTEARELGTGRRLCDLFMVKPSKKDYPDYYKIILEPMDLRTIEHNIRADRYANEDAMVEDMKLMFRNARHYNEEGSQVYNDTNTLEKIMREKKRELGPAPEDEDIISPKLKIRKSGISPKKSKYLTPLQQKLNELYEAVKNYTDKRGRRLSTIFLRLPSRSELPDYYLAIKRPIDMERVKSHMLANKYQDVDALVEDLVLMFNNACTYNEPESLIYKDALVLHKVLLETRRDLEGGDDSNVPDVPRLIQDLIRSLFVSVLGHQDDEGRCYSDSLAEVAAEDPANPDRPRLNFEIVRANVEKGCYKRLDVFQDHMFEVLEKARRMHRTDSEIFEDAVELQHFLIRIRDELCKNGEILLSPALSYTSKHLHSDVEKEKKEKLPKEFEEDKLKREEEKKEAEKSEESSAGTWQGGLQRTYSQDCSFRDRMYHVGDYVYVEPAEANLQPHIVCIERLWQDDTGEKWLYGCWFYRPNETFHLATRKFLEKEVFKSDYYNKIPVNKILGKCVVMFVKEYFKLSPEGFRPEDVFVCESRYSAKTKSFKKIKMWTMPLSSVKFIPRDVPLPVVRVASMFAPKPESEKAAEPTEDNKIVASVIDKEKEDVPVEMSNGEPGCQYYDQLCYNDMWLKVGDCVYIRSHGLVRHRVGRIEKMWVRDGAAYFFGPIFIYPEETEHEPTKMFYKKEVFLSNLEESCPMTCITGKCAVSSFKDYLSCRPTEVPEDDVLLCESRYIESEKQMKKFKGLKRFSLSAKVVEDEIYYFRKLIVPQKEPSPLLDKKIEELEAKFADMTDEELEDLGDDDGDGLDGQGMSQLQTPLHSDLEMLSYTPIQSTPKSFKGLSKKEGAKRKINMSGYILFSSEMRAVIKAQHPDFSFGELSRLVGTEWRNLESAKKAEYEERAAKVAEQQERERAAQQQNSPRAGMNGMGPGSAGNPYGAQTGMIGANQQAPPPYPGQGQVGQPSLQQPSTPIFVAPPPKPQRLLHSEAYLRYMEGLNAESSTVSKWDQTLSARRKDVRLTKEQESRLPSHWLKSKGAHSTMADALWRLRDLMLRDTLNIRQTYNIQNI, from the exons ATGGGCTCTAAGCGGAGGAGGGCCACCTCCCCGTCCAGCAGCGTGAGTGGTGGAGACTTTGAAGACAGCCAGCCGGCGCCGACCTCCTCGTCCAGCCGCAAGAGAAGAAGAACAGCGAACATTCCTACGGTTGATCCT ATAGCAGTGTGTCATGAACTTTACAACACTATCAGAGACTATAAGGATGACCAGGGCAGGATGTTGTGCGAACTCTTCATCAGAGCGCCTAAGAGgag GAACCAGCCCGATTACTACGATGTGGTGTCACAGCCTATCGACATGATGAAGATCCAGCAGAAGCTGAAAATGGAGGAGTACGATGACGTGGAGCAGCTCACTCTCGATTTCCAGCTTCTCTTTAACAACACTAAGACCTACTACAAA CCTGAAACCCCAGAATACAGAGCTGCTTGTAAGTTATGGGACCTTTACATTCGCACCAAGAATGAGTTTGTGCAGCGAGGAGACTATGAcgaagatgatgatgacggtgacGATGCGCGAGAAACTCCAGGAGGTGCCATGGAAGACGAG GCTGCAGCCAGTCTTAAGGAGGTTCTGGAGCAGCTGCTCGACACGGTGTTGAAACACGGTGAACACGGACGACTAGTCAGCGAACTCTTCCAGAGACTTCCTTCTAAAATA CAATATCCTGATTATTACGCTATTATCAAAGAGCCAATAGATCTCAAGGCAATTGCACAAAGGATACAG ATTGGCTACTACAAAAGCGTGAATCATATGTCCAAGGACATTGACCTGCTAGTCAAAAATGCTAAAACATACAATGAACCTGGTTCCCAGGTGTTCAAg gacgcAAACACGATCAAAAAGGTATTTTCTCAGAGGAAGATGGAGCTCGAGCACATGGAGCCTATAAAAAGCAGCATCCGCATCAGGTTAGTTCCTCCAAACACGTGTTTCTTCTCTACCTGTAATGCAGGAAGCCGACAGAGACTGACCGGTGCAGAAAACTTTGTATGcaatagtgttttgttttgttttggcttaATTAGGAACAGAAAATCTGTGCACGGAGACAGACTCTCCTCAATTACCATGGCTTTACAGTACGGTTCAGAGAGTGATGAAGATGGCATCCTCACAG GCTCTGTGCATTATGACGAGGGCGAATCAGAGGCTGAGAGCATCCACTCCAACATGGACATGTCCAATCCCATCTTCCAGATGTACGAGGCTATACGAGGCGGCAGGAACAGTCAAGGGCAGCTCATAGCTGAGCCTTTTCTTCAGCTGCCCTCCAGGAAGGACTACCCAGACTACTACCAGCAGATTAACCAGCCCATCTCCCTCCAGCAGATTCG CGATAAGATGAAGAACAATGAATACGAGAGCGTGGAGCAGATGGACGCTGATCTGAATTTGATGTTTGAAAACGCAAAGCGCTACAACGTCTCCAACTCCCACATCTACAAACGGGCTCTGAAACTGCAGCACATTCTTCAG ctGAAAAGGAAAGAGCTAGGAAGGCGAGAGGATGAGGATGGCGACAGTATGCTGTCCTCCACCCTGTCAGATGGCAGCACCACCAAACGCAAGAG TTATAAAAAGAACACAAAGAAGAACCGTTTGAAGTCTCTGTACCAGGCCGTGACCGAGGCTCGAGAACTGGGTACCGGTCGTAGACTCTGTGACTTATTCATGGTCAAACCTTCTAAGAAAGACTATCCAGACTACTACAAGATCATACTCGAGCCCATGGACCTGCGCACTATAGAGCACAACATCCGCGCAGACAGATACGCCAACGAGGATGCCATGGTGGAGGACATGAAGCTGATGTTCCGCAATGCCAGACACTACAATGAAGAAGGCTCACAG GTGTATAATGATACTAACACCCTGGAAAAGATTATGCGGGAGAAAAAACGAGAACTCGGGCCTGCACCAGAAGACGAAGACATCATCTCACCAAAACTCAAAATAA GAAAGAGTGGCATCTCCCCAAAGAAGTCCAAATACCTGACGCCTCTGCAGCAGAAACTGAACGAGCTCTATGAGGCGGTGAAGAACTACACAGACAAGCGAGGCCGACGCCTCAGCACCATCTTCCTGCGTCTGCCGTCCCGATCCGAACTGCCGGACTACTACCTGGCCATCAAGAGGCCTATAGACATGGAGCGGGTCAAAAGCCACATGCTGGCCAACAAGTACCAGGACGTGGACGCTCTAGTTGAGGACCTTGTGCTGATGTTTAACAACGCGTGTACCTATAACGAGCCTGAGTCGCTCATCTACAAAGATGCTCTGGTGCTTCACAAGGTCCTTCTGGAGACCAGGAGGGACTTGGAAGGAGGTGACGACTCCAACGTTCCAGACGTGCCTCGCCTCATCCAGGATCTGATTCGCAGCCTCTTCGTTTCAGTTCTGGGTCACCAGGATGACGAAGGTCGTTGCTACAGTGACTCGTTGGCCGAGGTCGCAGCCGAGGACCCAGCCAATCCCGACAGGCCTCGGCTGAACTTCGAGATCGTACGGGCTAATGTGGAGAAAGGGTGCTACAAGAGGTTGGATGTCTTCCAGGACCACATGTTTGAAGTGCTAGAGAAGGCCAGGAGAATGCATAG GACGGACTCTGAGATCTTTGAGGATGCGGTGGAGCTACAGCACTTCTTAATCCGGATCAGAGATGAACTGTGTAAGAACGGAGAGATCCTGCTCAGCCCGGCACTCAGCTACACCTCCAAACACTTGCACAGTGAtgtggagaaggagaagaaagagaagctGCCCAAAGAGTTTGAGGAAGACAAGCTCAAaagggaggaggagaaaaaag AAGCAGAGAAAAGTGAGGAATCATCTGCCGGGACTTGGCAGGGAGGCCTCCAGCGCACCTACAGCCAGGACTGCAGTTTTCGTGACAGAATGTATCACGTAGGGGACTACGTCTATGTAGAGCCTGCTGAGGCGAACCTCCAGCCCCACATCGTCTGCATAGAGCGCCTCTGGCAGGACGACACAG gAGAGAAATGGCTTTATGGCTGCTGGTTTTACAGACCCAATGAGACTTTCCATCTCGCCACACGCAAATTTCTGGAGAAGGAAGTCTTCAAAAGCGACTACTACAATAAAATTCCCGTTAACAAAATTCTGGGCAAATGTGTTGTCATGTTTGTTAAG GAATACTTCAAGCTCAGCCCGGAGGGCTTTAGACCCGAGGACGTGTTTGTCTGCGAGTCCCGTTACTCAGCCAAAACCAAGTCGTTCAAAAAGATCAAGATGTGGACCATGCCTCTGAGCTCGGTCAAGTTCATCCCTCGGGACGTGCCGTTGCCGGTGGTCCGGGTGGCGTCCATGTTTGCACCGAAACCAGAAAGCGAGAAAGCTGCCGAGCCGACAGAGGACAACAAAATTGTAGCCTCGGTTATTGATAAG GAGAAGGAGGACGTCCCTGTGGAGATGAGCAACGGTGAGCCGGGCTGTCAGTATTACGATCAGCTCTGCTATAACGACATGTGGCTCAAAGTGGGAGACTGCGTCTACATCCGCTCTCACGGCCTAGTGCGCCACCGTGTGGGCAG GATCGAGAAAATGTGGGTGCGGGACGGGGCCGCCTACTTTTTCGGGCCCATCTTCATCTATCCCGAGGAGACCGAACACGAGCCCACCAAGATGTTCTATAAAAAAGAGGTGTTTCTAAGCAATCTCGAGGAGTCCTGCCCCATGACCTGCATTACTG GGAAGTGCGCAGTGTCTTCATTTAAAGACTACCTGTCGTGCCGTCCGACCGAAGTGCCTGAAGATGATGTGTTGCTGTGTGAGAGTCGCTACATTGAGAGCGAGAAGCAGATGAAGAAGTTTAAAGGGCTGAAGCGATTCTCTCTTTCCGCCAAAGTAGTGGAGGATGAAATCTATTATTTTAG GAAGCTGATCGTGCCTCAGAAGGAACCGTCTCCGCTGCTGGACAAGAAGATTGAGGAGCTGGAGGCCAAGTTTGCCGACATGACAGACGAAGAGCTGGAAGACCTGGGTGATGACGATGGGGATGGCTTGGACGGCCAGGGAATGTCTCAGCTCCAGACGCCGCTACACAGTGATCTGGAGATGTTGTCATACACACCGATACAG TCCACACCAAAATCCTTTAAGGGCCTGTCAAAGAAAGAGGGCGCGAAGAGGAAGATCAACATGAGCGGTTATATCCTGTTCAGCAGCGAGATGCGGGCGGTGATCAAGGCCCAGCACCCGGACTTCTCTTTCGGTGAGCTCAGCCGTCTCGTGGGCACCGAGTGGAGAAATCTGGAGTCGGCCAAGAAAGCTGAGTATGAAG AAAGGGCAGCCAAAGTGGCGGAGCAGCAGGAGCGTGAGAGAGCAGCTCAGCAGCAGAACTCCCCGAGAGCAG GTATGAATGGAATGGGCCCTGGATCTGCAGGAAACCCCTATGGAGCCCAG ACAGGCATGATCGGGGCCAATCAACAGGCCCCGCCCCCTTACCCAGGACAAGGCCAGGTAGGCCAGCCCTCCCTCCAACAGCCCTCCACCCCGATATTCGTGGCTCCTCCACCGAAACCACAACGGCTCCTCCACTCTGAGGCCTACCTGAGGTACATGGAGGGGCTCAACGCAGAGTCGTCTACTGTCAGCAAATGGGACCAGACGTTGTCAG CTCGAAGGAAAGACGTACGCCTCACGAAGGAACAGGAGAGCAGACTTCCGTCTCACTGGCTGAAGAGCAAAGGGGCGCACAGCACCATGGCCGACGCACTGTGGCGACTGAGAGACCTCATGTTAAGAGACACACTAAACATCAGACAAACATACAACATCCAAAACATCTAA
- the pbrm1 gene encoding protein polybromo-1 isoform X2: MGSKRRRATSPSSSVSGGDFEDSQPAPTSSSSRKRRRTANIPTVDPIAVCHELYNTIRDYKDDQGRMLCELFIRAPKRRNQPDYYDVVSQPIDMMKIQQKLKMEEYDDVEQLTLDFQLLFNNTKTYYKPETPEYRAACKLWDLYIRTKNEFVQRGDYDEDDDDGDDARETPGGAMEDEAAASLKEVLEQLLDTVLKHGEHGRLVSELFQRLPSKIQYPDYYAIIKEPIDLKAIAQRIQIGYYKSVNHMSKDIDLLVKNAKTYNEPGSQVFKDANTIKKVFSQRKMELEHMEPIKSSIRIRNRKSVHGDRLSSITMALQYGSESDEDGILTGSVHYDEGESEAESIHSNMDMSNPIFQMYEAIRGGRNSQGQLIAEPFLQLPSRKDYPDYYQQINQPISLQQIRDKMKNNEYESVEQMDADLNLMFENAKRYNVSNSHIYKRALKLQHILQLKRKELGRREDEDGDSMLSSTLSDGSTTKRKSYKKNTKKNRLKSLYQAVTEARELGTGRRLCDLFMVKPSKKDYPDYYKIILEPMDLRTIEHNIRADRYANEDAMVEDMKLMFRNARHYNEEGSQVYNDTNTLEKIMREKKRELGPAPEDEDIISPKLKIRKSGISPKKSKYLTPLQQKLNELYEAVKNYTDKRGRRLSTIFLRLPSRSELPDYYLAIKRPIDMERVKSHMLANKYQDVDALVEDLVLMFNNACTYNEPESLIYKDALVLHKVLLETRRDLEGGDDSNVPDVPRLIQDLIRSLFVSVLGHQDDEGRCYSDSLAEVAAEDPANPDRPRLNFEIVRANVEKGCYKRLDVFQDHMFEVLEKARRMHRTDSEIFEDAVELQHFLIRIRDELCKNGEILLSPALSYTSKHLHSDVEKEKKEKLPKEFEEDKLKREEEKKEAEKSEESSAGTWQGGLQRTYSQDCSFRDRMYHVGDYVYVEPAEANLQPHIVCIERLWQDDTGEKWLYGCWFYRPNETFHLATRKFLEKEVFKSDYYNKIPVNKILGKCVVMFVKEYFKLSPEGFRPEDVFVCESRYSAKTKSFKKIKMWTMPLSSVKFIPRDVPLPVVRVASMFAPKPESEKAAEPTEDNKIVASVIDKEKEDVPVEMSNGEPGCQYYDQLCYNDMWLKVGDCVYIRSHGLVRHRVGRIEKMWVRDGAAYFFGPIFIYPEETEHEPTKMFYKKEVFLSNLEESCPMTCITGKCAVSSFKDYLSCRPTEVPEDDVLLCESRYIESEKQMKKFKGLKRFSLSAKVVEDEIYYFRKLIVPQKEPSPLLDKKIEELEAKFADMTDEELEDLGDDDGDGLDGQGMSQLQTPLHSDLEMLSYTPIQSTPKSFKGLSKKEGAKRKINMSGYILFSSEMRAVIKAQHPDFSFGELSRLVGTEWRNLESAKKAEYEERAAKVAEQQERERAAQQQNSPRAGTPIGALMGVVPPPSPMGMLNHSMTPMAGMMGSLLRPPMLPLPGPIDGFVSMAGIPPHLLPVLHRHLPSGMYSFPGMPYLGMNGMGPGSAGNPYGAQTGMIGANQQAPPPYPGQGQVGQPSLQQPSTPIFVAPPPKPQRLLHSEAYLRYMEGLNAESSTVSKWDQTLSARRKDVRLTKEQESRLPSHWLKSKGAHSTMADALWRLRDLMLRDTLNIRQTYNIQNI; encoded by the exons ATGGGCTCTAAGCGGAGGAGGGCCACCTCCCCGTCCAGCAGCGTGAGTGGTGGAGACTTTGAAGACAGCCAGCCGGCGCCGACCTCCTCGTCCAGCCGCAAGAGAAGAAGAACAGCGAACATTCCTACGGTTGATCCT ATAGCAGTGTGTCATGAACTTTACAACACTATCAGAGACTATAAGGATGACCAGGGCAGGATGTTGTGCGAACTCTTCATCAGAGCGCCTAAGAGgag GAACCAGCCCGATTACTACGATGTGGTGTCACAGCCTATCGACATGATGAAGATCCAGCAGAAGCTGAAAATGGAGGAGTACGATGACGTGGAGCAGCTCACTCTCGATTTCCAGCTTCTCTTTAACAACACTAAGACCTACTACAAA CCTGAAACCCCAGAATACAGAGCTGCTTGTAAGTTATGGGACCTTTACATTCGCACCAAGAATGAGTTTGTGCAGCGAGGAGACTATGAcgaagatgatgatgacggtgacGATGCGCGAGAAACTCCAGGAGGTGCCATGGAAGACGAG GCTGCAGCCAGTCTTAAGGAGGTTCTGGAGCAGCTGCTCGACACGGTGTTGAAACACGGTGAACACGGACGACTAGTCAGCGAACTCTTCCAGAGACTTCCTTCTAAAATA CAATATCCTGATTATTACGCTATTATCAAAGAGCCAATAGATCTCAAGGCAATTGCACAAAGGATACAG ATTGGCTACTACAAAAGCGTGAATCATATGTCCAAGGACATTGACCTGCTAGTCAAAAATGCTAAAACATACAATGAACCTGGTTCCCAGGTGTTCAAg gacgcAAACACGATCAAAAAGGTATTTTCTCAGAGGAAGATGGAGCTCGAGCACATGGAGCCTATAAAAAGCAGCATCCGCATCAG GAACAGAAAATCTGTGCACGGAGACAGACTCTCCTCAATTACCATGGCTTTACAGTACGGTTCAGAGAGTGATGAAGATGGCATCCTCACAG GCTCTGTGCATTATGACGAGGGCGAATCAGAGGCTGAGAGCATCCACTCCAACATGGACATGTCCAATCCCATCTTCCAGATGTACGAGGCTATACGAGGCGGCAGGAACAGTCAAGGGCAGCTCATAGCTGAGCCTTTTCTTCAGCTGCCCTCCAGGAAGGACTACCCAGACTACTACCAGCAGATTAACCAGCCCATCTCCCTCCAGCAGATTCG CGATAAGATGAAGAACAATGAATACGAGAGCGTGGAGCAGATGGACGCTGATCTGAATTTGATGTTTGAAAACGCAAAGCGCTACAACGTCTCCAACTCCCACATCTACAAACGGGCTCTGAAACTGCAGCACATTCTTCAG ctGAAAAGGAAAGAGCTAGGAAGGCGAGAGGATGAGGATGGCGACAGTATGCTGTCCTCCACCCTGTCAGATGGCAGCACCACCAAACGCAAGAG TTATAAAAAGAACACAAAGAAGAACCGTTTGAAGTCTCTGTACCAGGCCGTGACCGAGGCTCGAGAACTGGGTACCGGTCGTAGACTCTGTGACTTATTCATGGTCAAACCTTCTAAGAAAGACTATCCAGACTACTACAAGATCATACTCGAGCCCATGGACCTGCGCACTATAGAGCACAACATCCGCGCAGACAGATACGCCAACGAGGATGCCATGGTGGAGGACATGAAGCTGATGTTCCGCAATGCCAGACACTACAATGAAGAAGGCTCACAG GTGTATAATGATACTAACACCCTGGAAAAGATTATGCGGGAGAAAAAACGAGAACTCGGGCCTGCACCAGAAGACGAAGACATCATCTCACCAAAACTCAAAATAA GAAAGAGTGGCATCTCCCCAAAGAAGTCCAAATACCTGACGCCTCTGCAGCAGAAACTGAACGAGCTCTATGAGGCGGTGAAGAACTACACAGACAAGCGAGGCCGACGCCTCAGCACCATCTTCCTGCGTCTGCCGTCCCGATCCGAACTGCCGGACTACTACCTGGCCATCAAGAGGCCTATAGACATGGAGCGGGTCAAAAGCCACATGCTGGCCAACAAGTACCAGGACGTGGACGCTCTAGTTGAGGACCTTGTGCTGATGTTTAACAACGCGTGTACCTATAACGAGCCTGAGTCGCTCATCTACAAAGATGCTCTGGTGCTTCACAAGGTCCTTCTGGAGACCAGGAGGGACTTGGAAGGAGGTGACGACTCCAACGTTCCAGACGTGCCTCGCCTCATCCAGGATCTGATTCGCAGCCTCTTCGTTTCAGTTCTGGGTCACCAGGATGACGAAGGTCGTTGCTACAGTGACTCGTTGGCCGAGGTCGCAGCCGAGGACCCAGCCAATCCCGACAGGCCTCGGCTGAACTTCGAGATCGTACGGGCTAATGTGGAGAAAGGGTGCTACAAGAGGTTGGATGTCTTCCAGGACCACATGTTTGAAGTGCTAGAGAAGGCCAGGAGAATGCATAG GACGGACTCTGAGATCTTTGAGGATGCGGTGGAGCTACAGCACTTCTTAATCCGGATCAGAGATGAACTGTGTAAGAACGGAGAGATCCTGCTCAGCCCGGCACTCAGCTACACCTCCAAACACTTGCACAGTGAtgtggagaaggagaagaaagagaagctGCCCAAAGAGTTTGAGGAAGACAAGCTCAAaagggaggaggagaaaaaag AAGCAGAGAAAAGTGAGGAATCATCTGCCGGGACTTGGCAGGGAGGCCTCCAGCGCACCTACAGCCAGGACTGCAGTTTTCGTGACAGAATGTATCACGTAGGGGACTACGTCTATGTAGAGCCTGCTGAGGCGAACCTCCAGCCCCACATCGTCTGCATAGAGCGCCTCTGGCAGGACGACACAG gAGAGAAATGGCTTTATGGCTGCTGGTTTTACAGACCCAATGAGACTTTCCATCTCGCCACACGCAAATTTCTGGAGAAGGAAGTCTTCAAAAGCGACTACTACAATAAAATTCCCGTTAACAAAATTCTGGGCAAATGTGTTGTCATGTTTGTTAAG GAATACTTCAAGCTCAGCCCGGAGGGCTTTAGACCCGAGGACGTGTTTGTCTGCGAGTCCCGTTACTCAGCCAAAACCAAGTCGTTCAAAAAGATCAAGATGTGGACCATGCCTCTGAGCTCGGTCAAGTTCATCCCTCGGGACGTGCCGTTGCCGGTGGTCCGGGTGGCGTCCATGTTTGCACCGAAACCAGAAAGCGAGAAAGCTGCCGAGCCGACAGAGGACAACAAAATTGTAGCCTCGGTTATTGATAAG GAGAAGGAGGACGTCCCTGTGGAGATGAGCAACGGTGAGCCGGGCTGTCAGTATTACGATCAGCTCTGCTATAACGACATGTGGCTCAAAGTGGGAGACTGCGTCTACATCCGCTCTCACGGCCTAGTGCGCCACCGTGTGGGCAG GATCGAGAAAATGTGGGTGCGGGACGGGGCCGCCTACTTTTTCGGGCCCATCTTCATCTATCCCGAGGAGACCGAACACGAGCCCACCAAGATGTTCTATAAAAAAGAGGTGTTTCTAAGCAATCTCGAGGAGTCCTGCCCCATGACCTGCATTACTG GGAAGTGCGCAGTGTCTTCATTTAAAGACTACCTGTCGTGCCGTCCGACCGAAGTGCCTGAAGATGATGTGTTGCTGTGTGAGAGTCGCTACATTGAGAGCGAGAAGCAGATGAAGAAGTTTAAAGGGCTGAAGCGATTCTCTCTTTCCGCCAAAGTAGTGGAGGATGAAATCTATTATTTTAG GAAGCTGATCGTGCCTCAGAAGGAACCGTCTCCGCTGCTGGACAAGAAGATTGAGGAGCTGGAGGCCAAGTTTGCCGACATGACAGACGAAGAGCTGGAAGACCTGGGTGATGACGATGGGGATGGCTTGGACGGCCAGGGAATGTCTCAGCTCCAGACGCCGCTACACAGTGATCTGGAGATGTTGTCATACACACCGATACAG TCCACACCAAAATCCTTTAAGGGCCTGTCAAAGAAAGAGGGCGCGAAGAGGAAGATCAACATGAGCGGTTATATCCTGTTCAGCAGCGAGATGCGGGCGGTGATCAAGGCCCAGCACCCGGACTTCTCTTTCGGTGAGCTCAGCCGTCTCGTGGGCACCGAGTGGAGAAATCTGGAGTCGGCCAAGAAAGCTGAGTATGAAG AAAGGGCAGCCAAAGTGGCGGAGCAGCAGGAGCGTGAGAGAGCAGCTCAGCAGCAGAACTCCCCGAGAGCAGGTACCCCAATAGGGGCGCTCATGGGGGTGGTGCCCCCTCCGAGCCCTATGGGGATGCTTAACCACAGCATGACGCCTATGGCAG GCATGATGGGTAGCCTTCTTCGGCCACCCATGCTGCCGCTGCCAGGTCCAATTGATGGCTTTGTTAGCATGGCTGGCATACCGCCACATTTGCTGCCTGTCTTACACCGCCATCTCCCGTCGGGCATGTACAGCTTCCCTGGCATGCCGTACCTGG GTATGAATGGAATGGGCCCTGGATCTGCAGGAAACCCCTATGGAGCCCAG ACAGGCATGATCGGGGCCAATCAACAGGCCCCGCCCCCTTACCCAGGACAAGGCCAGGTAGGCCAGCCCTCCCTCCAACAGCCCTCCACCCCGATATTCGTGGCTCCTCCACCGAAACCACAACGGCTCCTCCACTCTGAGGCCTACCTGAGGTACATGGAGGGGCTCAACGCAGAGTCGTCTACTGTCAGCAAATGGGACCAGACGTTGTCAG CTCGAAGGAAAGACGTACGCCTCACGAAGGAACAGGAGAGCAGACTTCCGTCTCACTGGCTGAAGAGCAAAGGGGCGCACAGCACCATGGCCGACGCACTGTGGCGACTGAGAGACCTCATGTTAAGAGACACACTAAACATCAGACAAACATACAACATCCAAAACATCTAA